The DNA region GCGGCGATCGACTTCGACGGCTTCGCGAACGGGGGCGACGGCGTCCGCAAGCAGGGCTTCCAGTTGCTCGCCGCCGACCAGCGCGAGGCCTGGGAACCGGCGGCACCTGACCGCCGCGAGCGCACCCGCGACGACACGCACGACGACACCCACGACGACACCCACGACGGCACCACGACGACGGAAGCAGCACGATGAGACTCGACGGACAGCGCACGTACGGCACGGACGAGGTGGTCGACGTGGTGGTCGTCGGCACCGGAGCCGGCGGAGCGCCCCTGCTGGCTTCCCTGGCCCGACGTGGCCTGCGGGTCGTCGCCCTCGAGGCCGGTCGCAACACCGAGCCGGACGACCACGTGCCCGACGAGGTCGCCGCCCCCGGTGACATCAACTGGATGGACGAGCGGCTGAGTGGCGGCGGCGCACCGACGGCGTTCGGCCCGAACAACAGCGGCACCGGGGTCGGTGGTTCGACGCTGCACTGGGGCGCGTTCACCCCGCGTCCGAGCACGCACGACCTGTCGCTCCGCTCCGCGTCCGGTGTCGGCGAGGACTGGCCGATCAGCCACGCCGAGCTCACCGAATGGATCGAGCAGGTCGAGCACGACGTCGGGGTCGCCGGACCCGAGCACTACCCGTGGGACCCGTCGCGCCGCTACCGGATGCGTCCGCCGGCGCGCAATGCCTCGTCGGACATGATGATGCGCGGGGCAGCGGCCGCCGGCATCACCGCGACCGACGCCCCCGTCGGGCTGACCACCGAGGACCGCCACCAGGAGCACCACGGCCTGCGGCACGCCTGCGTCTCCTGCGGGTCGTGCCACCAGGGCTGCCGCAACGGCGCGAAGGTCTCGATGGACACGACCTACCTGCCCGCCGCGGTGGCGTTCGGCGCCGAGATCCGGCCGGACTCGTTCGTGCACGGCATCGAGCTCGACGCCGCCGGCGAGGTCAGCGCCGTGCTGTACACCCACGACGGCCGCGAACACCGGCAGCGCTGCCGTGCCCTCGTGCTCGCCGCCGGCGGCATCGAGACCCCGCGCCTGCTGCTGCACACCGGGCTCGCGAACAGCAACGACCAGGTCGGCCGCAACTTCACCGCGCACGGCGCCACCCAGGTCTGGGCGCGGTTCGACGAGTCGATGCGGTCCTACCGCGGCTACCCGTCGTCGATCATCACCGAGGACTTCGTGCGCCCCGCCGACGCGGACTTCGCCGGCGGGTACCTGATCCAGAGCCTCGGCGTGCAGCCGCAGACCTTCGCCAACACGCTCATCCGGGGCGGCGGTCTGCGCGGCGCCGAGCTCGTGCGGGCGCTGCAGGACTACCCGCACTCGGCGGGCGTCGGCATCAACGCCGAGTGCGTGCCCTACGACGACAACCGGCTGGTCCTCGCGGACGAGGTCGACGAGCACGGCGTGCCACGCGCCCGGGTCTCGTTCACCCCGGGCGCGAACGAGGACGCCATCCGCCGCCACGCGGTCCGCACCATGACGACCATCGTCGAGGCTGCCGGAGGCAAGGACATCCGGGTCCTCGAGCGCACCGCACACACCATCGGCACGGCCCGTATGGGCACGGACCGCGAGACCTCGGTCGTCGACCCGGACGGCCGCTCGTGGGACGTCCCGAACCTGTGGATCGCGGACAACTCGGTGTTCCCGAGCGCCGTCATCGCGAACCCCGCGCTGACGATCATGGCGCTGTCCCTGCGCACCGCCGACCGGATGCTCCGCGCGGCCTGACCGGCGTGGGCGGGCTGACGGCGTGGGCGGGCCGACGGCGCGGACGCTCTCGGGCCCGCTCGGTCAGCCGCGCAGGGCGAGCGCCTCGCTCGTCCACCGGGCGTGCAGGTCCCACGGGTCGTCCACACCGGCGCCGACGGCGGCGGCGTGCGCGAGCAGCTCCGGTGTCGCCCGGAACCACTCGGTGCCGGGGAACCGGGTGGCCGCGAACTGCGCGTGCCGCCGGCGTTCGAGCGACCGGTCGCCCCGCTCGAACGCCAGCAGGTCCTGGTGCGGGATCACGGCCAGCCGCTGCCTCGGGTTCATCGTCGTGCCGATCTTCACCCGGTCGCCGAAGTCGTCGCGCATCCGCAGGTAGTACACGACGTCGA from Curtobacterium sp. MCJR17_020 includes:
- a CDS encoding GIY-YIG nuclease family protein codes for the protein MVTSSCCVPGCAGPAADALTGVPLCTTHVTLVTEFAAEHVGVEDALPGPCPVCGARVGVRLPTAFVCARCEWRWGDVPDGDLAPPRVDVVYYLRMRDDFGDRVKIGTTMNPRQRLAVIPHQDLLAFERGDRSLERRRHAQFAATRFPGTEWFRATPELLAHAAAVGAGVDDPWDLHARWTSEALALRG
- a CDS encoding GMC family oxidoreductase; translation: MRLDGQRTYGTDEVVDVVVVGTGAGGAPLLASLARRGLRVVALEAGRNTEPDDHVPDEVAAPGDINWMDERLSGGGAPTAFGPNNSGTGVGGSTLHWGAFTPRPSTHDLSLRSASGVGEDWPISHAELTEWIEQVEHDVGVAGPEHYPWDPSRRYRMRPPARNASSDMMMRGAAAAGITATDAPVGLTTEDRHQEHHGLRHACVSCGSCHQGCRNGAKVSMDTTYLPAAVAFGAEIRPDSFVHGIELDAAGEVSAVLYTHDGREHRQRCRALVLAAGGIETPRLLLHTGLANSNDQVGRNFTAHGATQVWARFDESMRSYRGYPSSIITEDFVRPADADFAGGYLIQSLGVQPQTFANTLIRGGGLRGAELVRALQDYPHSAGVGINAECVPYDDNRLVLADEVDEHGVPRARVSFTPGANEDAIRRHAVRTMTTIVEAAGGKDIRVLERTAHTIGTARMGTDRETSVVDPDGRSWDVPNLWIADNSVFPSAVIANPALTIMALSLRTADRMLRAA